One stretch of Oncorhynchus tshawytscha isolate Ot180627B linkage group LG21, Otsh_v2.0, whole genome shotgun sequence DNA includes these proteins:
- the cdhr2 gene encoding cadherin-related family member 2: MEGSVLLLCLVSLFTGAQSQNQIPSITTSYAQIKEDTPINEFAFQIETYDPDLVPDPLTYMITGSKASYFNCDANTGTVTIRTPLERDDDDKGVFSIGVVVSDANYTVSKDIQIIIIDANDNQPIFENTPYNVNVEENTALDTVLFQVYAKDVDAGLAAVVKYHIDEASPSDGLNHFTINENNGEVKLVKQLNFTSLSTFYRLKINATDGGGPVYNEPNPVHQSNIAFAFITVVDVPDMDPRFLSTPYATTVTEHSPVGQSVFKVTAIDQDSGINDDITYSIEGTDDLFDITANDGIISVKSDIDREALLDINYVVALKVTATEVHPSILGTQAHTSTEVRITIGDINDNKPKFYDCGVEPCAEASSFTANIFEHSSMGVPVDDLNIRAKDLDQGDNGKFELSLAGPDKDAFSVSPQIAYSESPVQIMVKNSQAVDYETKTSMVIQIIAKDPSNTADCCSTATVTIQIKDINDNSPTFPKEVYILKVDEHSPNGTTVDTITATDPDTMDVGNIRYRLLPDSILKYFNVNAMTGRIYVTNSKLIDREVTSLYSPTLQARDQANNTGNAVLEITLTDINDQTPQFNRESYIDYVKEGSNLRIQVQATDRDEPPNSEIVYGIVNSNYSGKFTIDPTTGWLENNGPLDREAMQAKDNGQVKLNVTATDKGSPPLTSWVPVIINVEDINDNTPKFRKTSYKFLVEEGKKAEFVGSVQAVDLDQTIDHNRISFSIVSGSFGQFIIQTFRDEPDGYIGNITVDPDIELDYESSFKTFSLDVEAMDLGSMKDTVNVEVIVVDVNDERPQFEPVPPLHIKENTTITEAVGRFEGVDLDMNHVLVYQLVSTKCRCNGSLTLGPCPEDWFILEPTGEIMLNEEFVIDFEKCDQVDLGAQVVDELTQKGENNSATPGHIVINIEDINDNAPAFETTDSLYVVVSETASVGSVIASVTATDRDSGKNRQMTFSIINIQFRDDVNNKTTELGSRVFRVVTTQEDDKYVGNIQNIEVLNINVKGKYLVTVGAANTEEPKLFSETKLKIFTVDKSLKVELLFSKTVAEVQSAQSQIVLLLTAATQTKVEVVRIRADSGSTEIRAAGDTVMEVYFVNANGTALDSDTAETILSNSMERYKLQIEFGLKDIGGTVVTEKQVNPVMFVLLGLVAGLIIVLAVMTTSLVCTRRSYRTKLKASKAMNSAAMVVTGGDQKSGPVVPGTNKYTMEGANPVLNLNIDTATDLGFDEEGSNADRVSLNSLDYNIDMVMSDKDTMPMMMIQEEDEEEGGADNPYVEPLGEALAQRGKKRVNNSPSLTFANPSLSTTDL; encoded by the exons ATGGAGGGCAGTGTGCTGCTGCTGTGTCTTGTGAGCCTCTTCACTGGAG CTCAAAGCCAAAACCAAATCCCGAGCATTACAACAAGTTATGCTCAAATAAAGGAAGACACTCCAATAA atgaATTTGCCTTTCAAATAGAAACATACGATCCCGATCTTGTTCCTGACCCACTGACATACATGATTACTGGGTCAAAAGCAAGTTACTTTAATTGCGACGCAAACACAGGGACAGTAACCATCCGGACCCCCTTGGAGAGAGATGATGAT GACAAGGGTGTATTCTCTATCGGCGTTGTGGTTTCTGACGCAAATTACACA GTTAGCAAAGACATTCAGATAATCATAATCGATGCGAACGATAACCAACCCATATTTGAAAATACACCTTACAACGTAAATGTTGAAGAA AATACTGCCTTGGACACTGTTCTGTTTCAAGTATATGCCAAAGATGTAGACGCTGGACTTGCTGCTGTTGTAAAGTACCACATTGATGAG GCTAGTCCAAGTGATGGACTAAATCATTTTACTATCAATGAGAATAATGGCGAAGTCAAACTGGTTAAACAACTGAATTTCACAAGTTTGAGCACTTTCTACAGGCTCAAGATCAACGCCACT GATGGTGGAGGCCCTGTGTATAATGAACCTAACCCTGTTCATCAGTCCAACATTGCTTTTGCTTTCATCACCGTGGTGGACGTCCCAGACATGGATCCACGGTTTCTAAGTACTCCTTACGCGACGACTGTCACTGAGCATTCTCCCGTG GGCCAGTCTGTGTTTAAAGTGACTGCAATTGATCAGGACTCAGGAATCAACGATGACATCACCTACAGCATTGAAG GTACCGATGACCTGTTTGACATCACGGCCAACGATGGAATCATATCTGTCAAAAGTGATATTGATAGAGAGGCTTTGTTGGACATCAATTATGTTGTGGCCCTTAAAGTGACG GCAACGGAGGTTCATCCAAGCATTCTGGGGACCCAAGCACACACCTCCACTGAGGTGCGGATTACCATCGGTGACATCAACGACAACAAGCCTAAATTCTACGACTGTGGTGTGGAGCCCTGCGCGGAGGCCAGCAGCTTCACGGCCAACATCTTTGAACACTCCTCCATGGGTGTTCCAGTCGACGACCTCAACATCAGAGCCAAAGATTTGGATCAG GGAGATAATGGAAAATTCGAATTAAGTCTTGCTGGACCAGACAAGGATGCGTTCAGTGTGTCGCCACAGATTGCCTACTCAGAAAGCCCGGTTCAGATCATGGTCAAGAACTCCCAGGCTGTGGACTACGAGACCAAAACATCAATGGTTATCCAG ATTATCGCCAAGGATCCCTCCAATACAGCAGACTGCTGTTCCACAGCTACAGTCACCATTCAGATCAAAGACATTAATGACAACAGCCCCACGTTCCCCAAAGAAGTCTACATCCTCAAGGTTGATGAGCACAGTCCTAATGGAACCACTGTGGACACGataaca GCAACCGATCCTGACACTATGGATGTTGGTAACATCAGATACAGACTTCTTCCCGACAGCAT ACTAAAGTACTTCAATGTGAATGCAATGACAGGGAGGATCTATGTGACAAACAGCAAACTGATCGACCGAGAGGTCACCTCCCTGTATTCTCCAACTCTGCAAGCAAGAGACCAGGCCAACAACACAGGGAACGCTGTGTTAGAAATCACACTGACAGACATCAATGACCAGACACCACAGTTCAACAGAGAATCCTACATCGACTATGTGAAAGAGGGCTCAAACCTAAGAATTCAAGTACAG GCTACTGACAGAGATGAGCCGCCCAACAGCGAGATTGTGTATGGAATAGTTAACAGTAACTACAGTGGCAAATTCACCATTGACCCCACCACAGGCTGGTTGGAGAACAATGGCCCGCTAGACAGAGAGGCCATGCAGGCCAAGGATAATGGGCAGGTTAAGTTAAATGTGACAGCAACTGACAAAGGCAGTCCACCACTGACCAGCTGGGTGCCAGTCATCATCAATGTGGAG GATATCAACGACAACACACCGAAGTTTCGAAAAACGTCGTACAAATTCTTAGTGGAGGAGGGGAAGAAAG CTGAATTTGTGGGCTCCGTCCAGGCAGTGGACTTAGACCAAACGATTGATCACAACCGCATCTCCTTCAGCATAGTCAGCGGAAGCTTCGGACAATTCATCATCCAAACCTTCAGGGACGAACCCGATGGTTACATCGGCAACATCACGGTCGACCCGGACATCGAGTTGGACTATGAGAGCAGCTTCAAAACCTTCAGCCTGGATGTGGAGGCCATGGACCTGGGATCCATGAAGGACACTGTAAACGTGGAGGTGATTGTGGTGGATGTGAATGATGAGAGGCCCCAGTTTGAGCCCGTTCCCCCATTGCACATAAAGGAGAACACCACTATCACTGAGGCCGTGGGGAGATTCGAAGGGGTGGACCTGGACATGAATCACGTTCTGGTCTACCAGCTGGTCTCCACTAAGTGCCGCTGTAACGGCTCCCTGACTCTCGGGCCCTGCCCAGAGGACTGGTTCATCCTGGAGCCCACAGGGGAGATCATGCTGAACGAGGAGTTTGTGATCGACTTTGAGAAGTGTGACCAGGTTGACCTGGGGGCCCAGGTGGTGGATGAGTTGACCCAGAAAGGGGAGAACAACAGCGCAACACCAG GGCACATTGTGATCAACATCGAAGACATCAATGACAATGCCCCTGCTTTCGAAACAACAGATTCCTTATATG TTGTGGTGTCAGAGACGGCCTCTGTAGGCTCAGTAATAGCCAGTGTCACT GCTACAGACCGTGATTCCGGGAAAAATAGGCAGATGACATTTTCGATAATAAATATACAATTCAGGGATGACGTCAACAATAAAACTACCGAGTTGGGCAGTCGAGTGTTTCGAGTTGTCACCACACAGGAAGACGATAAATACGTCGGAAATATTCA GAACATCGAAGTGTTAAATATCAATGTTAAAGGTAAGTATTTGGTGACAGTTGGGGCAGCTAACACTGAAGAACCGAAACTCTTCTCCGAAACCAAACTGAAG ATCTTCACAGTTGACAAGAGTTTAAAAGTGGAGCTTTTGTTTTCAAAGACAGTGGCAGAAGTTCAATCGGCCCAAAGTCAGATTGTACT GCTTCTAACCGCAGCAACACAGACGAAAGTGGAAGTAGTTAGGATTAGGGCTGATTCAGGCAGTACGGAAATCAG GGCGGCTGGCGATACCGTAATGGAGGTGTACTTTGTGAATGCCAATGGAACGGCCCTCGACTCTGACACCGCCGAGACTATTCTATCCAACAGTATGGAACGGTACAAATTACAGATTGAATTTGGCCTGAAAGATATA GGAGGGACTGTGGTGACAGAGAAGCAGGTGAATCCAGTCATGTTCGTTCTGTTGGGACTGGTGGCAGGCCTCATCATCGTCCTGGCTGTCATGACAACGTCTCTGGTCTGCACCCGCAGGAG CTACAGAACGAAGCTGAAGGCATCTAAAGCCATGAACTCAGCAGCCATGGTGGTGACTGGTGGAGATCAGAAGAGTGGGCCTGTCGTGCCTGGAACCAACAAGTACACTATGGAGGG GGCTAACCCTGTGCTCAACTTGAACATCGACACAGCCACAGACCTGGGCTTCGACGAGGAAGGATCTAACGCTGACAGAGTCAG